The genome window CCAAATGATAATACTTTCATCAGCTGACAGCTCCTGTAGAATAAACACAATGGTGATTGATTGCAACAACATCATGGACTTAATTCCAAATGAACAAAATGTACACTTGATATGAGTTTTACATGGCAGCGTTAAATTGTTTCTTCAatttaaggatgcattaaattgatcaaaagtgacatcaaattcaaaatgtgtatttcaagtaaatgcttttcttttaaactttctatgtATCAAAGAAAACCTGAAAAGAGTGTTTCCATGAAAATATCAAGCAGTACAACCatgttcaacatttttttttttttttttttttagtaaattagcatatcagaatgaccatttgacactcaagactggaatAACTGCTGACTaaaatttgccatcacaggaaattttacttttttaaaaaatattaagaaaaaaaaacatcttttaaattgtgaaaatattccATACGgttacaatttttactgtatttttgatcaaacaaatgcagccttgatgaaattaaaaaaatcctAGAAATCGACCTCAAACTGAATGGTATCGTTTTGTTTCGTTTTCCTCATTTAAAAGCTAAGCATAAACTAGTCATTCATATCTTTCCAAAATGAGGCCTAATTAAAGTAGTTCCTCTCTATACCCTCATTCTGTCATGTCTACCCAGCCTGGGGACAGTTCCGTCAAATGTCaacatgtaatataataataaataaactgtggTTTAGGAATTAAAATATGAGCCAGAGGGACCGTTAACCAACAGCCTGCCATGTGCTTCCAACTGCCACCTCCATCTATGCAGCAATGTGATTTGACAGACCGTCATGACTAAATCCCTCTCGCTCCCAGTCAAATGGAGATCACAAGCCCTTCTGGCCATTCATATGCACCGATTCCGCTTTATTGTTCAGGTTTTCAACTCACATCTGAGCTGCTTTATGCAAAGCGGAGactttttttttaggaaactCCTTTCCTACATTGCATCCAGCCCCCTCACCCCAACGAATACATCCCACCCCAGGTCTCAGAGAGGAACAGGAGGCTTGTGCGCACTCCTGCATGAAGCCTGTCTGTTGTTCACCTTTGCTTTGATTTCATGCTCGTTATCTCACCATGGAGCCGGTGACCCCAGACAACAAGGCCGCTACCTGGGGGAACAATGCTGGGTTTTCAGGTCTTCGGTGTCCACTGAGAAGGCTTTTAGGAGTGTGTTCTCCTCCCCCCGATTTCAGACACAGTCACTGGATGGAAAGAAAAGGGGGTTACGGTGAAGCTCAATTTTCTGCAGATTAAATCAAATTAGCACAAGAGAGCTCCTGAGAGAGTGGACGTCAGGGGTGAGGGGTGATTGCTCTTACTGCGGCCCACCCCTCACTCTCCACTGCTTTCACTTGCTTTCGTTTGCTTCCTCTGCTGCACTGCTGCACAGCTGTTGAATGCTTCAATGGACCCTCCCTATAACAGAACCTCATCCACACCCTTAAGTAATGCCTTGAAGGCAATGGCGGGCACCAGGATGGGTCACCAACAGCTGGTGGACACAAAACCAATGGCATCAATGATCCAAATTTGAGAAGTATCATATGACTCATTTCTGTTCCAGATCACTTTGTAGTGAACACATTTGTTTTGAATAAGtgaatcaaagaaaaaaacactcaCCAGCAAGTATTGTGCCCAGATGTATCCAATCCATGCTTGATTGATGAAGGCTTACCAAAAAACACATTGTCTGTGTTGCAGTGGTGGCTaaacatgatttctgaagcaaTAGTTTTATGAAACCTTGAGATACCTGATCTTGATTTCCATGTTCAGTTCATTTTCTCAAGGGAGAGTGATAGTTAAACAGAGATGACAGAATGAAAGAAGCACTGAAAGCATCAACAGTATGACTGCTAACAGCACAAATTGTCTTTAATTTATGGCTGCTGTATGTTTCCAATGACCAATCAgaagtcattttatttaaattggctTTTAGCTTTTACGTTAAATTCAGAATGAAATggcagtgatgtttttttttcatattgtgagTTTAACTAATtattgaaaatggaaaaaaaatgaaaggtgTTTCTATCCATTGGCTTTTAACTAGATGGAGACAATTGGCTGAATGTGAGGTTGCAGTCAATTGTAAGAAGGTGCAGTATTtagtaaaaatgcaaaatgaagatTACTGGATGCAACTCACATTAACATTCAAATGCTACAATCCTTTCTTTGGAATTAGAAGACCTCAACAGATGATGTGAAATTGGTGAACATCATTTAAAGCAGACAGCTTTACATTGCCTGCCACATAATCTACTTTCAGCAATAATAAAACCCCATCTCACAATAATTTTTCCATCTCAATCTTTAAATCAAAACAGCTCCCTAATAAGAATCAGAAGAGACATAAAATAACAGTTCTGACGGAGATATAAACAGTTTCTTCAAAGATCTCTTTACTCAAAGTGTGTGGCAAATCTCATTTATTTTGTCTCTCTAACATCAGCAAAATATGTTTACACTTCTTGTCAGCATCTCTCATTAATTAGGTAAAAGTCACAGTGTTTGTATATGCATGCAGAACTGGTGATGAACTGTCTGAAATAACCAGACACACAATCTTAAACGAGCAAATGCATAAAGATTACAATGTAATGCAAAATatcctttaaaatgtaaagatttaaaactacttcaaataATTTCCATTAATAATGTACCACCCTGAGATTAATATTTACATGGGAAGTTTGAATTACATGGGACATTTTAACTTGTACTTTGCTGCCCCCTAGCAAACATGTCCAAGCATACAAAAAGGCCACAAaagaaaatgtcaataaaaagctcaaattgcatatatatatatatatatatatatatatatatatatatatatatatatatatatatatatatatatataatgctacaTCCATTAATTTAGCTTTGTTTTCGGAACATGGTTTTTACCTGGTTATTAGTAGAACATCCACCATGTTTCAAAAAACAGCTTAAAACCTTGTAGATGGTTTGTTGCTGGTTCCACATGGTCAAGCTAATAATGACCAGCTTGGACCATTTGCTACTGTATGTTCTAAACCGAGTTAACCTCTTAAACTACATTTTCAACCAAATGCAATTGAAGttagcaaatgcaaaataaaattttaaatattgtattacgttattttatatatttatacctaTATAGAGTTTAAAATTTTTAACTGAGAAATCAGTATGGCTTGTTAGCTATGACAAAAGTGTCATGTCTTTAGATTTTAATACCTTACTGCTGACAATGATTGCGCTTCCAAATAGTTTTACCTTGGTCATCACCACTGCTATGTTTGTGAATCTGCTGAATGTAAGCCTCCAGTTGAGTGTCCGTCCTCAGCTGAAAGTCTCCACGCTCCCTGAAGGGGTTTAGTGGGACGTGGTATGAACTGGACTTGTTGGTCGTTTCCAAATCTTCATTGCAATGTGTGGGCATGGAGGTGCGCCTCATAAACAATCGCTGTGGTGTGTTGCCATCTTCAGGGGATGTCGTATTCAGTAGGACAATCTTGTTTGTTCTAGGCCTAACTACTTTGAATGACCTCTGGGATTGTTTGGGAAAGGAGTGGGGTGTGAAGCAGGTCTGTCTGGACTGGGAGGAGCTCTGAGGGCTGAGGTCAACGCTATGGGTAGTGAATGGGGACTGGATTTCAGAGGTTTTTTTGGTGGTGATTTGAAACGATGGCTCTTTGGAGGAATCAGGTCCCCAGGCATCTCGTACCCTGGCATTCAGCTCCATGTTGGACCTTGCCAGGTCACTGCACTGGCCCTGCTGGGCGCTGCTGGTCCTTAGTAGAATTAGGTCTTGGGTGATTGGGTGGTGAGGACCTCGCTTTCTCACCCTGTCTCGGGCTGCCCTCTCACTCTGGCTGAGTACTGAGCGTTTGTTGTCAAAAGTCTTCTTATCTTTAAATATAGAATCTATTCTTACATTTCATGCATGAACATTCTACTTTGATGTCTAAATAATGTTCTATAAAGCTTTTAGAGACATTTGCAtatcaaataattttaattaggTTAATTTCTTTCTTACCCAAGCTGCTGGTGGAAGTGCTTTGTGTCTGGCTGACTCTGTTTTGAAAGTCCTTGTATCCACTGACAGACCTGCCTGCTGAAAGAGCAGATCGAGGCCTGGCGTGGGACTCAGACTGCGGGCTGATGGAGGCCCTGCTGTGACGACAAGCCTGGAGTTGACTCCTGGTCGCCGCCCTTGTGGACTCCTGCTGAGCACCTAAAGGTACAAAACAGCAATGTTAAAGTCGgcatttaaaggaaaattcatcctatctattttctaaatacataataataataatattaatggttCATTGATGCATGTTTCAATTCTTTTTGCAAATTTGACctcatgtttaataaaaatataactttctgATCATGTGATGAAACTGGTCACATACTGGAATTATCCAAAAATTTACTTTTCTTACAGTAGACTGTGAGCTTACATTGAATCCATCCAATATAAAACGGTGGATTGAAACAAATCACCAtccaacatttttttctttttcaatactGAGAAAATCTATTTGTCCCCCCACACACCCAGCCCCTTCTCTTCGAACTGTTGACTTCTGGTCGGTGCTCCAGAACAGCCAGGcacaaaacgtttttttttttctctctcaaatagCATCTGCACACTTGTAAATAACATATCTGCACATTCAACAGTAGGGGAAGGAGTGTTAACAATGCTTCAGTATGTCAGCGAACTAACTTATAAACAGAAGTGTcttggaaacctgtttgaaaacagtcattatatttgtaattaattatttttggtgATGTTAGTCACCAAAGAAATTACAAATTTCCACTGTAGGTATGAGGAATGTCAGCCACATTAGTTCATTCTGTAGCAAGACATGGCAAACTATTTAATAAAcaatcatttatataattatttattttaatagcataaaTAATTGTTGCTTATTGTAGTTCATAAACCACTGTAAGCAAAGATCATAAATAATGTTCTGTATATAGATTTGTTTATAATCTATTtgaaataggggtgctccgatcatgatcgtcCGATCCttaatgcgcatttcgtcagtaaagccggttctctgatcagcggttaattccatcaggtgcgtgatttcacatagagcagctgttactacacagagccgttgttaactgagaagatgcgccaaaaaacgctgaaaatgaagtggatttgcgcatcttctcagttaacaacggctctgtgtagtaacagctgctctatgtgaaatcacgcacctgatggaattaaccgctgattagagaaccggctttactgacgagatgcgcattaacgatcggccgatcgtgatcggagcacccctattttcAAAGGTTGTACCTTGTGCACGCTGCAAACTGGGGGCTGAGAGGCTCTTAAAATGGTGGGACCGACTTTTTAGTCTGGATGAGCTCCCTCGAGTCAACCGTTCAGCACTCCGAAGCACATTTTCAGGGGAGACGTGGGACGGCTCCAGAAAATTCCTCACAGCACTGGCAGAGTAGTCCCAGTGAACCTCCGCAAACTGAAGCATCAGAACACTGCTTCTGTTGTTTACAACCACACTGAAAGCATGACAGAAAACAGCAATCAAACcttattacaattacataacaTAAGAAAGAACAGCATTGCAAAATTGTGTTATACGTCCGGCTGTAGGGTACACTCACGTGTTGTGATGCGTGTACAGAGAAAGGACAGGGCATTGCTTCATGTTTGTCTTAATAACTCTCAGGCAGTGTCCAGTTAAGAAGTTGAAGATCCGGATCTTGCCATCCATGCAGCCGGTAATGATCCGCAGGAACAGGAAAGACATGGTCAACACCTCTCTAAAGATTATAATGGAAAATAGGCAAGAGAGCAAATCATTTATGACAGTGCACAGTTATGGCATTAAAGGTTATTAATGAGGATGTCCAACTGTAAGGTCACTGATGACAAAACTGTTTAGATACTTCGGATGCTGGAAGATTCTAAGGCACTTCTTGAAGCTAGAGTTGGTGCTCCATGCCTTGACCACCCCATCTGAACCCCCAGAGAGGATATGCCACTGATTGATGCACAGACACAGCACTGCCCCCTGGTGGCCACTGATTTGCTGTAATGAAAGAATTTACAAGTTAGGGAGAAGATCTAGCATTTAACTATTCAGTAGCAGTTTCATAAAGAACATGTTGCTGAGGTCAGGAACGccaatgtttttattctttttatttttcctaaATCAAAGCTTTTCTAAGGTTTAAAACACATGCTTCTGTGCTCTGGAAAAGATCATGAAGCATCTCACCCTTATAAGTGATGCTGTCTCCATGCTCCATATTCTGATCTGACCTCCAGCACAGCTGCTGATCACCAGTGTTTCATTAATCTTCACACACGTGATAGGTTTAAGGTGTTTAAACTTCAGACTCTCAACACATTTCCCCGTCAGTAGGTTCCACACTGTGATGATTGTACACAAACAGATATACATATTGTCAGTGCAGACATTATACTAATGACAGCACATTTGATCATTCCAGAATGGCAATTGTGCATCATTGTGGCCAGGACAACACACATTTACTAATAGGAGTACAAGAATGTAACGACATGGATTAAatgtatactactgttcaaacagTTTTGCAAAATCGCAGACAAATGCCCGAAATCAGAAGCATTTTGGTGCTCGTTCATGTGATTGCATCCATGCAGTGTAAATGATCAAAGGCGTGATATAAGAGAAATGCAGTGAAATATTGGGCttgctaaatatctggacctgtcGGCAATTCAAAATCCTGCTTTGTGAAAGTAATTCTGGCTGAAAAATACATCAGTGATGGGCTACAGCCAATGAGGCAGTGGAAATTTCATGGAGTAATTATATGTAAAAAAGTTTGTGGACCAGACAGAGTTGTCAGCGATTCTTTCTATTGTAAAGTTATGCAGTGTGTAACCTCCTGTCGCCAATCCATTCTGCAACGTGAACACAAGCATGACCAGATAGTCATGCAGTTTGAAGATAACAGTGATCTGATGACTTTGAAAATCGTGCAGTGTGAACTCGGCATTAATGGCATAGTGACATTATACAGAATTGTGTTGTTATAGTTATATACAGGTCACAACTGCCTACCTTTAACTCTACAGTCTTTGGCTCCAGACACCAATCTATCTTCATACAAATCCAGGCAGTTTATAGTGCCGAAATGTCCATGAAAAATTATCCTACATTCACCTGTCTTCAGATTCCAGCACCTTTGGGTGGAGTACAGAAATGAAGCACTGTTGTCTCTGTTCTTACTTCATTTAACAACCACAGTAATGTTTGACTAACCTGATACTGAGGTCATAGCTGGCGCTGATAACTAGGTCTCTCTCTTCACAAACCAGGACTGCTCTTATACTACCTGCATGTCCTTGGATCACTGGAGGAATCTCTTTTAGTGATGGGACATGCAGCAACCTGATTATACGGTCCTTGGAGCCAACCGCCACTAACTGCCCCCCAGCATAATGCATCACTCTACTCGGATCTTCTCTAAAacgagcaacaacaacaacaaaaaagtgacAGAAAGTATTAAAACTATGATGCATCTACATATTTAACACGTTTCTTAAGTATATTCTTACATGTTTTCTACCTTTCGAACAGGACTGATATGTTATACACTCCACAGTACACGTTGCGTTCTTCCAACTGGACTGTCTTGGTTTTAAAGCCTTTGTAGATAGAATCCAAATCTTGCTCTTGTAACTAAAAACACAGGAATTGTTAATAGTATACAACGTCTAAACTGAAGATATAAAAAATGCGTTTAAGTTTTTATTCAGAGTACAAAAGGTGGCTTTTTGTACTGGCTTATGTTTGGGGAAAGATTCTCCATGCTGAAAGTGCTTGTCCTTCTCACTGACTGGCACTACAACTTCACAGATCTTTGCATAATCAGGGTTGACCTTAGACGCTGAGTTACCCTGAAAATGCATACAAATGATCAGGGTTTAATTGTAACATTGAGAACAAAGTTATATGAGTCATTTAAACTACgttcaaagaaaaaagaaagacagaccaaatataaatgatcacaaaattgGTGTGTTTTAAATTTATCCTAAGCAACACATTGTGCATTGAAGATAAGGATTAACAGTAGGTatgtttcctgggaatcaaatCCATGAACTTGCTATTACTAACACCACGTTCTACTAACGTTGAGCTGCAGGTTACAttgatactgtatttttgatatccATGAGATGTCACATAGATATTGTGCATTTTGTTATGTATTACCTGCAGAATCATGGCCTGTTTCTCAACACTCTTCTTTACTTCCAATTCGGTTAAGACCTCCTCCGTTAGCCATTGCCAGTGCATGGACACACGCTTGCAGCTGTACAGTGAGACTTTGTCCAAAAGCCCTGAGTgtcaatagcaaaaaatatatgaaaatatgtaaaaaaaaaaaaaataaaaaaaaaaggagcaaACGATTAGATTAATATTATGTCTAAATAACTGCTATGTGATGCTTTACCTTTATCTTTAGGATGAAAGATTAATAATTGCATAAagatcatttaataaaaatgcataaatataatttaatattatatgttaaaatatatggCATCTAAAGCTCAGATACAAGAATTTCTGATAATagtcatttcagaaaaaaatagttCTCTTAGATTTAGAGCTCTTGGAAAAATATTTGACATTAGTGTGGTTTAAGTTTAGTTGCTAAGTATTTTACACTCTAGGTAAAAAGAGTAGCTTTAGATTCAACCTAACCTTCTTGTCCACAGGCAATAGAATTGTTTCTATAGCAGCACACATCTAGACTAATTCATAGGTCTGAAAAGAACAATGTGACGAAAACAAAGGACATGCACTTAGCATGCACTCATATATCAACCCATTAAAATAAAGCATCTAAATTTATAACATCTGAGAATATGAAAAGTGACAGCATTAtagagaattaaaaataaatctgtttataCTTAATTCTGACAGTGAGTCTGAAAAGTCAATCTCTAAATAGCTTAATGTGTGCAAAAAACTAGACTAACCTAAAATCCTCTTTGCAATGTCGACTGGCAGGCTTCGAATAAAATCTCTATGACGGCTGACCCCCGACAGTGATTTTGATGACCTGGGGACAACAGTGAGGGCAGGATCTGGATCATCCCAACAGTCAGAATCTGAATCTTGGCCTTTCGTTCTTCTGTTCCAGGGATCAACATTCTGAACGTCGAGCTCAACCACATCACAGATACTCTTGAGAGATTTGGAGTCATTCACTGTATAATAAAAGGGGTAACTTGAATAGACCCACaacttataaatgtatttacttactACCGTACTTACTAATTATACTTACTAATACTACTTTACTTACTAATGCAATAAGCTAACTACTTACAGTGTTCTGAAAGCTCCTGTTTTAAGACTGTTTGACTGTCCTGGTGAACTTCCTGAGGGAGGTCAGCTGGctcatatacagtacatgcttGGATGAGAAGATCTAGATCTGTGTGGTCAGATTCTGAATGGTAGGAGACTCGAGACTCTGTAACTGAGAGATCTGCATAAAAATCTATAATCAGACAAGATACTCTCTTAAGCTATATAAAACAACCATGTTTAAAAGCTTtcaatgtatatgtaaaaaaaaaaagcttatagaAGAACTGGAGTATTGTGGCACTTCAAGCATTGATATATATGGATATACTTTGGTGAAACATGCTGAACTTATACTATATTTACATATTGTATATTTCAAGATCTACCTTTTGATTTTGGCGCTTACAATTTACTAGAAATCATATAGTCTCATGCCATTTCCTAAaatcatttttgtgaatttctattTGCTAATATgtaatgctttttattattttttcataatcattGTAGAGTTGGTAGTGTTATGTGCAATCTTACCGGGACTGTTGAAGTTTAGAAATTTGTGTTTCTCCCAAACAATCAGGATATGCACCAGATTTCCTAACATGTGCAAAAGAGAGGTGTCACATAAAGACAAGAGCCCCAGCACATACTTGGACTTGATCCAGTCTGGGCTCTTCCTAAACCATTCCCAAGTTTCCAACGTGTCCATTCCTTTCAGTTTTGTGTCCAGAGCTCCATACATTGTACACATGGAGTCCTGGGGTCGGTTGAGCTGGCCTCTGGACCTGGCATATGTGAAATCCTTGCCTGATGTGACTTGTAAAACACTCTGAAGATTCTCCAGGATTTGAAGATTGTGGCAGCGCACCAGAATGCCAGTGAGAAACCTCCTCTGGGATGCTCCTCCAGTCTTTTTCATCCATTGGGTGGAGTGGTGCAGTTTCTCAGCGAGGACACACGACTGACAGCGTCCACAAATACTGAACTCCTCATCCTCTCCTTTACAAGACCATTCGAGCACCGAACCACCAGATTCTCCCCTCAAACACTTCACTTCAGTCATGTTAATGATCTAGAAACGTGCAAATCCATTCAAGTGTGCTGtttttaaaaaacgaataaataacagaaatcaTTCGATTCaatcatagacttcagttcatgAAGTCTCAAACTTTTCAGTTAACGTTACACCCTCCTAGAGACTTTACACAAACGCATGACGCTTGTTGCCAAGCAACAACAGAAGCGCTTCAGTTCACAAAAAGACATCTCACAAACTGCCTTCGCTTATTACACATATTCATTTAGCAGGCGTTTTTATCTTCTACATACAAAGACATGTATACTGGTAAGGCCGTGACATCAGCCAAAACCTACACTGAGCCTACTGTTAACGTTAGTTGTTTACTTTAGTTTCCATGGAGAAAATATTTGTCCATGGCTGTGGATTAAGTGTTCACATAAGCCTGTGTCTGTAAATAAAAGACCATTTGCTTGGATTCGTTCAAGCGAATCTTTTTCCCTTCATTAAaaggattcattcagaaatacgCCAGTTGGTGAGTGATTCATTGTATCTTTCAGTCAATCGAAACACTTGATTCGTTGAATCTTTCAGTCAATCGAAACACTTGATTCGTTGAATCTTTCACTCAATCGAAACACTTGATTCATTGAATCTTTCACTCAATCGCTCAAATCAAATTcgttttttaaaaagctttatgGGAACCGGCGTTTCTTTATATAATTCGCAAATAACATGTAActattaattgtatattattatcggcgttttatttttttatattttttattttatttttttgctgtttgacACCTTTGAAGGCAATCAATCAAAAGTCAGTAAGTTTACAGTGAACGAGAAAATCAGCTGTTGTTTAATAAC of Carassius auratus strain Wakin unplaced genomic scaffold, ASM336829v1 scaf_tig00024403, whole genome shotgun sequence contains these proteins:
- the LOC113078145 gene encoding CMT1A duplicated region transcript 1 protein isoform X1 — its product is MTEVKCLRGESGGSVLEWSCKGEDEEFSICGRCQSCVLAEKLHHSTQWMKKTGGASQRRFLTGILVRCHNLQILENLQSVLQVTSGKDFTYARSRGQLNRPQDSMCTMYGALDTKLKGMDTLETWEWFRKSPDWIKSKYVLGLLSLCDTSLLHMLGNLVHILIVWEKHKFLNFNSPDFYADLSVTESRVSYHSESDHTDLDLLIQACTVYEPADLPQEVHQDSQTVLKQELSEHLNDSKSLKSICDVVELDVQNVDPWNRRTKGQDSDSDCWDDPDPALTVVPRSSKSLSGVSRHRDFIRSLPVDIAKRILGLLDKVSLYSCKRVSMHWQWLTEEVLTELEVKKSVEKQAMILQGNSASKVNPDYAKICEVVVPVSEKDKHFQHGESFPKHKPLQEQDLDSIYKGFKTKTVQLEERNVYCGVYNISVLFEREDPSRVMHYAGGQLVAVGSKDRIIRLLHVPSLKEIPPVIQGHAGSIRAVLVCEERDLVISASYDLSIRCWNLKTGECRIIFHGHFGTINCLDLYEDRLVSGAKDCRVKVWNLLTGKCVESLKFKHLKPITCVKINETLVISSCAGGQIRIWSMETASLIRQISGHQGAVLCLCINQWHILSGGSDGVVKAWSTNSSFKKCLRIFQHPKEVLTMSFLFLRIITGCMDGKIRIFNFLTGHCLRVIKTNMKQCPVLSLYTHHNTVVVNNRSSVLMLQFAEVHWDYSASAVRNFLEPSHVSPENVLRSAERLTRGSSSRLKSRSHHFKSLSAPSLQRAQGAQQESTRAATRSQLQACRHSRASISPQSESHARPRSALSAGRSVSGYKDFQNRVSQTQSTSTSSLDKKTFDNKRSVLSQSERAARDRVRKRGPHHPITQDLILLRTSSAQQGQCSDLARSNMELNARVRDAWGPDSSKEPSFQITTKKTSEIQSPFTTHSVDLSPQSSSQSRQTCFTPHSFPKQSQRSFKVVRPRTNKIVLLNTTSPEDGNTPQRLFMRRTSMPTHCNEDLETTNKSSSYHVPLNPFRERGDFQLRTDTQLEAYIQQIHKHSSGDDQGKTIWKRNHCQQ
- the LOC113078145 gene encoding CMT1A duplicated region transcript 1 protein isoform X2 codes for the protein MTEVKCLRGESGGSVLEWSCKGEDEEFSICGRCQSCVLAEKLHHSTQWMKKTGGASQRRFLTGILVRCHNLQILENLQSVLQVTSGKDFTYARSRGQLNRPQDSMCTMYGALDTKLKGMDTLETWEWFRKSPDWIKSKYVLGLLSLCDTSLLHMLGNLVHILIVWEKHKFLNFNSPDLSVTESRVSYHSESDHTDLDLLIQACTVYEPADLPQEVHQDSQTVLKQELSEHLNDSKSLKSICDVVELDVQNVDPWNRRTKGQDSDSDCWDDPDPALTVVPRSSKSLSGVSRHRDFIRSLPVDIAKRILGLLDKVSLYSCKRVSMHWQWLTEEVLTELEVKKSVEKQAMILQGNSASKVNPDYAKICEVVVPVSEKDKHFQHGESFPKHKPLQEQDLDSIYKGFKTKTVQLEERNVYCGVYNISVLFEREDPSRVMHYAGGQLVAVGSKDRIIRLLHVPSLKEIPPVIQGHAGSIRAVLVCEERDLVISASYDLSIRCWNLKTGECRIIFHGHFGTINCLDLYEDRLVSGAKDCRVKVWNLLTGKCVESLKFKHLKPITCVKINETLVISSCAGGQIRIWSMETASLIRQISGHQGAVLCLCINQWHILSGGSDGVVKAWSTNSSFKKCLRIFQHPKEVLTMSFLFLRIITGCMDGKIRIFNFLTGHCLRVIKTNMKQCPVLSLYTHHNTVVVNNRSSVLMLQFAEVHWDYSASAVRNFLEPSHVSPENVLRSAERLTRGSSSRLKSRSHHFKSLSAPSLQRAQGAQQESTRAATRSQLQACRHSRASISPQSESHARPRSALSAGRSVSGYKDFQNRVSQTQSTSTSSLDKKTFDNKRSVLSQSERAARDRVRKRGPHHPITQDLILLRTSSAQQGQCSDLARSNMELNARVRDAWGPDSSKEPSFQITTKKTSEIQSPFTTHSVDLSPQSSSQSRQTCFTPHSFPKQSQRSFKVVRPRTNKIVLLNTTSPEDGNTPQRLFMRRTSMPTHCNEDLETTNKSSSYHVPLNPFRERGDFQLRTDTQLEAYIQQIHKHSSGDDQGKTIWKRNHCQQ